A window from Pseudomonas moraviensis encodes these proteins:
- a CDS encoding LysR substrate-binding domain-containing protein produces MIKELKTLIAVAREGTFAAAGNKIGLTQAAVSAQIQRLEAELGFEIFDRKGRSAHLNKMGHQILLQAQELLRLYDNLGSTTLGEPPSVLVNIGAIASVQRSYLPDALAKFHKQCPQCRTRVIPGLSMEMVNLVDAGEIDMAVIIRPPFSLQSDLRWTTLALEPYRLIVPRDLEGEDWSELLSSQPFIRYDRSSFGGRQVDRFLRQMHFTLQEVCELDELEAIIKLVEKGVGVALVPQTKPHQEWPTGVRAIDLGQHTFHRDIGLVHRSRQSFTEPVRILAQLISDQVTAISK; encoded by the coding sequence ATGATCAAAGAACTGAAGACACTCATTGCTGTGGCGCGTGAAGGCACGTTCGCCGCTGCCGGCAACAAGATCGGCCTGACTCAGGCCGCCGTGAGCGCGCAAATCCAGCGCCTGGAAGCCGAGCTCGGGTTCGAAATTTTCGACAGGAAAGGACGCTCGGCCCATCTCAACAAAATGGGCCACCAGATACTTCTGCAGGCGCAAGAGCTGCTGAGACTTTATGACAATCTGGGCTCTACAACGCTGGGCGAGCCTCCCAGCGTGCTGGTCAACATCGGTGCGATCGCGTCCGTGCAGCGCTCCTATTTGCCCGATGCGCTCGCAAAGTTTCACAAACAGTGTCCGCAGTGCCGCACACGTGTTATCCCGGGCCTTTCAATGGAGATGGTGAACCTCGTCGACGCCGGCGAGATCGACATGGCCGTGATCATTCGCCCGCCTTTCTCCCTTCAAAGTGACCTGCGCTGGACGACACTGGCGCTAGAGCCCTATCGACTGATCGTGCCACGTGACCTAGAGGGAGAAGACTGGTCGGAACTGCTGTCCAGCCAGCCATTCATTCGCTATGACCGATCATCCTTCGGCGGCAGGCAGGTCGACCGTTTCCTGCGGCAGATGCATTTCACCTTGCAGGAAGTTTGCGAGCTGGATGAACTGGAGGCCATCATCAAGCTGGTTGAAAAGGGTGTAGGCGTAGCTCTGGTGCCGCAGACAAAACCCCATCAGGAATGGCCCACAGGTGTACGGGCGATCGATTTGGGACAACACACCTTTCACCGGGATATCGGGTTGGTACATCGGTCTCGACAGAGTTTTACGGAGCCTGTGCGAATTTTGGCCCAGCTTATTAGTGATCAGGTAACAGCGATCTCCAAATAA
- a CDS encoding histone-like nucleoid-structuring protein, MvaT/MvaU family encodes MSKLAEFRQLEKHLAEQLQALEALKGDAGLKKEIEFETKLRDLLAKYGYSLKDVINVLDPQAGRRAPAVESKAGSRKPRQLKVYKNPHSGEVVETKGGNHKTLKEWKTKHGAATVESWLTK; translated from the coding sequence ATGTCCAAACTCGCAGAATTCCGCCAGCTCGAAAAACACCTCGCCGAACAGCTTCAGGCGCTCGAAGCCCTCAAGGGTGACGCAGGCCTCAAGAAAGAAATCGAGTTCGAAACCAAGCTGCGTGATTTGCTCGCAAAGTACGGCTACAGCTTGAAGGACGTGATCAATGTGCTCGATCCACAGGCAGGTCGCCGCGCTCCAGCTGTCGAGTCCAAAGCGGGTAGCCGCAAGCCTCGCCAGTTGAAGGTCTATAAAAACCCGCACTCCGGCGAAGTGGTAGAGACGAAGGGCGGCAATCACAAGACGCTCAAGGAGTGGAAGACAAAGCACGGCGCCGCGACCGTAGAGTCTTGGCTGACCAAGTGA
- a CDS encoding DUF1330 domain-containing protein, translated as MKNFKVMAIALAGLAYFAADSYQVMASDAESAAPPAYYVAEFEVTDPEGMKPYSAQVESTFKPYGGHFIVRGGKTISLEGEAPKRRRVVIEFASVEKAQAWYNSAQYTELRKVRQRSAKTDVYLIEGVPAR; from the coding sequence ATGAAAAATTTCAAGGTGATGGCGATTGCCCTGGCGGGACTGGCGTATTTTGCGGCGGACAGTTATCAGGTGATGGCATCGGACGCAGAATCTGCCGCACCACCGGCCTACTATGTCGCCGAGTTTGAAGTTACCGATCCCGAGGGGATGAAGCCTTACAGTGCGCAGGTCGAATCAACCTTCAAACCCTATGGCGGACATTTCATCGTGCGAGGCGGAAAAACCATTTCGCTTGAAGGTGAAGCACCAAAGCGTCGCCGTGTGGTCATCGAGTTCGCGAGCGTCGAAAAAGCCCAGGCTTGGTACAACTCCGCGCAGTACACAGAACTGAGGAAAGTCCGCCAGCGTTCAGCCAAGACGGACGTCTACTTGATCGAGGGAGTACCGGCGCGGTAG
- a CDS encoding putative quinol monooxygenase — MGKRLSRVIALTGLLAGQALAAEDNGLVVRIAQLEIDPAQVAAYQAAVKEEISESTRVEPGVISIYAVAEVDRPNWFHFFEIYASDSAYRSHIESPHFKKYAVTTKSMILSKRLIETTPIELGSRSGR, encoded by the coding sequence ATGGGTAAACGTTTATCAAGAGTGATCGCATTGACAGGATTACTGGCAGGACAAGCGCTGGCCGCCGAAGACAATGGCCTGGTGGTACGCATCGCGCAACTTGAAATCGACCCTGCACAGGTTGCGGCCTATCAAGCCGCAGTCAAAGAAGAGATCTCTGAGTCGACTCGAGTAGAGCCCGGCGTCATATCCATCTACGCCGTGGCCGAAGTCGACCGTCCAAACTGGTTTCATTTTTTCGAAATCTACGCCAGCGACTCGGCATATCGAAGCCATATCGAATCGCCGCACTTCAAAAAGTACGCTGTTACTACGAAATCGATGATTCTGTCGAAGCGCCTGATTGAAACCACCCCGATCGAGCTTGGTTCACGGTCTGGCCGATAA
- a CDS encoding SOS response-associated peptidase, with protein sequence MCGRYSIYESMDHYLKELAPRQLVINGYDLWPVERYNVAPSTRVEIIRPVREGLSIDKVRWGWAPFWAKGKRPDPINARVETVITGKFFNQLWPDGRVLAPANGWFEWVKDEEDPKKKQPYFITLKEQIPMFFAGLAEVHEALEPDERDGFVIITAASDEGMVDIHDRKPLVLAPEHAREWIDPNTSPERARELAMEHCRPATDFHWYKVGKDVGNVRNQGPQLIQPLSLASDVDD encoded by the coding sequence ATGTGCGGACGCTACTCGATCTACGAATCGATGGATCACTACCTCAAGGAGCTTGCGCCAAGGCAGTTGGTGATCAATGGCTATGACCTCTGGCCCGTTGAGCGATACAACGTCGCACCGTCGACGCGGGTGGAAATCATCCGGCCGGTTAGGGAGGGCTTGAGCATTGACAAGGTCAGATGGGGATGGGCGCCTTTCTGGGCGAAGGGAAAGCGTCCTGACCCGATCAACGCAAGAGTCGAGACCGTCATCACCGGCAAATTTTTCAATCAGCTCTGGCCAGACGGACGCGTACTCGCGCCGGCGAACGGCTGGTTCGAGTGGGTCAAGGACGAAGAAGATCCGAAGAAAAAGCAGCCGTATTTCATCACCCTGAAAGAGCAGATTCCGATGTTCTTCGCAGGGTTGGCCGAGGTGCACGAAGCTCTGGAACCGGACGAACGGGACGGCTTCGTCATCATCACCGCGGCAAGTGATGAAGGCATGGTCGATATCCACGACCGCAAGCCCTTGGTCTTGGCGCCTGAGCATGCGCGTGAATGGATCGACCCCAATACCTCACCTGAACGCGCTCGCGAATTAGCCATGGAGCACTGCAGGCCGGCGACAGATTTCCATTGGTACAAGGTTGGCAAGGATGTGGGCAACGTGCGTAACCAAGGCCCGCAGCTCATTCAGCCGCTCTCCTTGGCCTCGGATGTCGACGATTGA
- a CDS encoding LexA family protein: MSIILLGPLATGGKKLPLYSARVPAGFPSPAADHIEKHISLDELFDIRAPHVYLVRIDGDSMQGAGIYSGDMVIVDRSIEAVSGDIVIAALNSEPFCKRLLLRENAVMLLSENPKYPARHVMEGDELVIWGVVKYSVRDHDHA, from the coding sequence ATGAGCATCATTCTTCTCGGCCCACTCGCTACTGGCGGCAAGAAGCTGCCCCTTTATTCCGCCAGGGTACCGGCGGGCTTCCCCTCCCCTGCGGCGGACCACATCGAAAAGCACATTTCCCTGGATGAGCTGTTCGATATCCGGGCGCCGCACGTGTATCTGGTGAGGATCGATGGCGACAGCATGCAAGGCGCGGGCATCTATTCCGGGGATATGGTGATCGTCGATCGGAGCATCGAGGCGGTCAGTGGCGATATCGTCATCGCTGCGTTGAACTCGGAGCCATTCTGCAAGCGCCTGCTTTTGCGCGAGAACGCCGTGATGCTTTTGTCGGAGAATCCGAAATACCCGGCGAGACATGTCATGGAAGGCGATGAGCTGGTGATCTGGGGTGTCGTGAAATACAGCGTCCGTGATCATGACCATGCGTGA
- the umuC gene encoding translesion error-prone DNA polymerase V subunit UmuC, producing the protein MTMREPVFALIDCNSFYASCERVFRPDLAKTPIVVLSNNDGCVIARSYDAKPFVKMGQPYFQIKDHLRRHGIVAFSSNYALYGDMSERVMTIIESMVPALEVYSIDEAFADLTGMPGDLSALGRHIRSTLLKRAGIPVGVGIARTKTLAKLANHTAKRLLDITGGVVDLCDPFKRDWTLRNTDVGEVWGVGRRMKAHLETMGIKTAMDLAKADPWMLRQKFSVVIEKTARELAGTSCLEQGEADPPKQEICCSRMFGNRLTQIEPIKEAVATYTQRAAEKLRAQNSLCKKIRVSIRTGMFNPEEAKYANGALVELPYPTNDVRLMTKAATEAVNRLFRPGYKYSKAEVLLMDLRQPGEFTDDLFAQSQPAMADKVMGVLDEINGRWGKGVLRVASVPTAPGWAMRRELMSQSYTTKLDQLWTVSAR; encoded by the coding sequence ATGACCATGCGTGAACCGGTTTTTGCACTCATCGACTGCAACTCGTTTTACGCGAGCTGCGAGCGCGTCTTCAGGCCCGACCTGGCAAAGACCCCTATCGTGGTGCTGTCCAACAACGACGGCTGTGTGATCGCGCGTAGTTACGATGCCAAGCCTTTCGTGAAAATGGGTCAGCCGTACTTTCAGATCAAAGACCATCTACGCCGGCATGGAATCGTGGCTTTCAGCAGTAATTACGCGCTGTACGGCGACATGAGCGAGCGCGTCATGACCATCATCGAATCGATGGTGCCGGCACTTGAGGTCTATAGCATCGATGAGGCATTTGCCGATTTGACTGGCATGCCCGGAGATCTGTCCGCGCTTGGCAGGCACATACGCTCAACACTTCTCAAACGCGCCGGCATTCCAGTCGGAGTGGGCATCGCACGGACGAAGACGCTGGCCAAGCTCGCCAACCACACAGCCAAACGGCTGCTGGACATCACTGGCGGCGTGGTGGATCTGTGCGATCCGTTCAAACGGGACTGGACGTTGCGCAACACCGATGTCGGCGAGGTCTGGGGCGTCGGCCGGCGCATGAAGGCACACCTGGAAACAATGGGCATCAAGACCGCGATGGACCTGGCGAAAGCCGATCCGTGGATGCTTCGCCAGAAATTCAGCGTGGTGATCGAGAAAACGGCTCGGGAGCTCGCCGGCACCTCATGCCTGGAACAGGGTGAAGCTGATCCACCCAAGCAGGAGATCTGCTGCAGTAGGATGTTCGGCAACCGGCTCACGCAGATCGAGCCGATCAAAGAGGCCGTCGCCACCTACACTCAACGTGCGGCAGAAAAACTCCGAGCGCAAAACTCGCTGTGCAAGAAGATCCGCGTGAGCATTCGCACCGGCATGTTCAATCCTGAGGAAGCGAAATATGCCAATGGCGCCTTGGTGGAGTTACCGTACCCGACCAACGACGTGCGGCTGATGACGAAGGCTGCGACCGAAGCGGTCAATCGTCTCTTCCGTCCCGGCTACAAGTACAGCAAGGCGGAAGTGCTGCTGATGGATCTGCGCCAGCCTGGCGAATTCACCGATGACCTGTTCGCGCAATCCCAGCCGGCGATGGCAGACAAGGTGATGGGTGTGCTGGATGAGATCAATGGTCGCTGGGGAAAGGGAGTGCTGCGTGTAGCCAGCGTGCCTACAGCACCGGGATGGGCGATGCGTCGGGAGCTTATGAGCCAGAGTTATACGACGAAGCTGGATCAGTTGTGGACGGTGAGCGCCAGGTAG
- a CDS encoding DMT family transporter, with amino-acid sequence MSKYSASGDSVAKGILLISAAVFLLSLADAAVKYFSARLPLWQLFLIVSCLSVPTLVAWLARDVRSGRYSTASMFWVTIRSILLLLMWVTYYSALPLIPLSVAAVAIYTTPLFIALFSTLYGGEPLSLRGWVAIGIGFAGVATVLRPGSDVFVLATLLPVIAAVFYAVAMVVTRRHCRNEHPLVLALGLNIAFLFAAVIGGGASLMVSESTVAGAAFLLSPWQTPGWQEMLFIFCYACALIFINTATAKAYQVAPPALIGTFDYAYLVFACLWGYVLFQETPDTFTWAGIVLIVIAGFLILRAQKCNQ; translated from the coding sequence GTGAGCAAGTACAGTGCAAGCGGCGACAGTGTTGCCAAGGGCATATTGCTGATAAGCGCTGCTGTCTTTCTCCTTTCGCTGGCCGATGCAGCAGTCAAATATTTCAGCGCCAGACTTCCACTCTGGCAGTTGTTCCTCATCGTCTCCTGCCTGTCGGTGCCCACCCTTGTAGCCTGGCTCGCAAGGGACGTCAGATCGGGTCGATACTCAACCGCCTCGATGTTTTGGGTGACAATCAGGAGCATTCTGCTGCTGTTAATGTGGGTAACGTACTACTCGGCGTTACCGTTGATCCCGTTATCAGTGGCTGCCGTGGCGATCTACACAACTCCCCTTTTCATAGCGCTTTTCTCCACCCTTTACGGAGGTGAGCCGTTATCACTGCGAGGTTGGGTTGCGATAGGAATAGGTTTCGCGGGTGTCGCCACAGTGTTACGCCCGGGATCAGATGTTTTCGTCCTTGCAACTCTGCTACCTGTGATTGCGGCTGTTTTCTACGCGGTCGCGATGGTTGTGACACGTCGACATTGTCGCAATGAACATCCACTGGTATTGGCGCTGGGCTTAAATATCGCTTTTCTTTTCGCCGCCGTAATCGGAGGCGGCGCATCGCTGATGGTCAGTGAGTCCACAGTTGCTGGTGCTGCATTTCTACTCTCTCCCTGGCAGACGCCCGGTTGGCAGGAGATGCTTTTTATCTTCTGTTACGCCTGCGCCCTGATTTTCATAAATACGGCTACCGCCAAGGCCTACCAGGTTGCGCCTCCAGCACTTATCGGGACTTTCGATTATGCGTACCTGGTTTTCGCCTGCCTTTGGGGTTATGTACTGTTCCAGGAAACGCCGGACACCTTTACATGGGCTGGAATTGTTTTGATTGTCATTGCCGGCTTCCTGATTCTGCGCGCCCAAAAATGTAATCAATAG
- a CDS encoding GIY-YIG nuclease family protein has translation MTRDTKTEADKNGSAEQFINVELADLAVTFGLPAKRFQEELAKFGWGMILDEANRLAHMDEFDRMTELRKQNKERVRQDVHPTWAHLVQAAKEFLPHLASRVPGTPTTPPDRLTGYVYVLFDGITGLSKIGHTKTAGRRQRAQMGGHGSPIVNVVNVKVADCLAAETQCHEHFAQYRTNGEWFSAQLEEIIQYVDTELDWLGADYENQETLEHYIHHCQSGNREEAKAVLRKGRSRHSRFKPTSGGQAWGDI, from the coding sequence AAATGGATCAGCAGAACAATTCATAAACGTCGAACTCGCCGACCTGGCAGTCACTTTCGGTTTACCTGCAAAGCGCTTCCAGGAAGAATTGGCGAAATTTGGCTGGGGCATGATTCTCGATGAGGCGAACCGTTTGGCGCACATGGATGAGTTTGACCGTATGACTGAACTGCGTAAGCAGAACAAGGAGCGCGTAAGACAAGATGTGCATCCGACCTGGGCGCATCTAGTACAAGCTGCGAAAGAATTCCTCCCTCATCTAGCATCGCGGGTGCCTGGCACTCCTACGACCCCTCCTGACCGGCTGACAGGCTATGTCTATGTTTTATTTGATGGGATAACGGGGCTGAGCAAAATCGGGCACACCAAGACGGCTGGCCGTCGGCAGCGTGCACAGATGGGCGGCCATGGGAGCCCTATCGTCAATGTCGTAAACGTCAAAGTTGCAGACTGCCTTGCGGCCGAAACGCAGTGCCATGAGCATTTTGCCCAGTACCGCACAAATGGTGAGTGGTTTAGTGCGCAACTCGAGGAAATTATTCAGTATGTTGATACGGAATTGGACTGGCTGGGTGCCGACTACGAGAATCAGGAGACGCTTGAGCACTACATCCATCACTGCCAGTCCGGAAACAGAGAAGAGGCTAAGGCGGTATTGAGGAAGGGGCGAAGCAGACATTCACGGTTCAAGCCTACCAGCGGCGGACAGGCATGGGGAGACATTTAA